The Dioscorea cayenensis subsp. rotundata cultivar TDr96_F1 chromosome 19, TDr96_F1_v2_PseudoChromosome.rev07_lg8_w22 25.fasta, whole genome shotgun sequence genome includes a window with the following:
- the LOC120249592 gene encoding dnaJ protein ERDJ3B-like has protein sequence MERRRTTLLLLFLIFLFSLSVYSLGSKSYYDVLQVPKGASEDQIKRSYRKLALKYHPDKNPGNDEANRKFAEINNAYEVLTDKEKRSIYDRSGEEGLKQHAAGGGGRAGGMNIQDIFNNFFGGGGRAEEEEDKIPQGDDLIVELHASLEDLYMGGSLKVWREKNVIKPAPGKRRCNCRNEVYHRQVAPGMFQQMTEQVCDQCQNVKYEREGYFITVDIEKGMLDGQEVVFYEDGEPIIDGEAGDLKFRIQTAPHDRFRREGNDLHTTVTISLIQALVGFEKTIQHLDEHVVEIGSKGITKPKEVRKFRGEGMPLHLSNKKGDVYVTYEVLFPKSLTGDQKTKLNTVLS, from the exons ATGGAGCGCCGGAGGACGACGCTGCTGCTTCTTTTCCTCATCTTTCTCTTTTCCCTCTCAGTCTACTCCCTCGGCTC GAAGAGCTACTACGATGTGTTGCAAGTGCCGAAGGGCGCGTCGGAGGATCAAATCAAGAGGTCGTACAGGAAGCTCGCTCTGAAGTATCATCCGGATAAGAACCCTGGGAACGATGAGGCGAATAGGAAGTTCGCGGAGATCAACAATG CTTACGAGGTGTTGACGGATAAAGAGAAGAGGAGCATCTATGATAGGTCTGGAGAGGAAGGATTGAAGCAGCATGCGGCTGGTGGAGGGGGAAGGGCTGGAGGGATGAATATTCAGGACATCTTCAACAA TTTCTTTGGTGGCGGTGGTAGAgcagaggaggaagaagacaaaATTCCACAAGGtgatgatttaattgttgaGTTGCATGCTTCATTAGAAGATCTTTACATGGGTGGTTCATTGAAG GTATGGAGGGAAAAGAATGTCATAAAACCAGCTCCTGGCAAGAGGCGGTGTAACTGTAGAAATGAAGTCTACCATAGACAAGTCGCACCAGGAATGTTTCAGCAAATGACTGAACAG GTATGTGATCAATGCCAAAATGTCAAGTATGAAAGAGAAGGGTATTTCATCACTGTTGATATCGAGAAAGGAATGCTAGATGGACAG GAGGTGGTATTTTACGAGGATGGTGAACCTATTATTGATGGAGAAGCTGGAGATTTGAAG TTCAGGATCCAAACTGCACCTCATGACCGCTTCAGAAGAGAAGGCAATGACTTACATACAACAGTTACAATTTCACTG ATCCAAGCTCTGGTTGGTTTTGAGAAAACCATCCAGCACCTTGATGAACATGTGGTTGAAATTGGCAGTAAG GGAATAACTAAACCCAAAGAAGTGAGGAAGTTCAGAGGTGAAGGGATGCCACTGCATTTGAGTAACAAGAAAGGAGATGTCTATGTCACGTACGAAGTTTTGTTCCCCAAGTCGCTGACTGGAGATCAGAAGACCAAGCTCAACACAGTTCTTTCTTGA